A window of Costertonia aggregata contains these coding sequences:
- a CDS encoding gliding motility-associated C-terminal domain-containing protein, which produces MKNNINITQTVICLLTMFLGRGQEDVVHNYGNIQIHDTGIVGFHSDVTNDGAFNQNLGLVGFYGENKSITVSGTSNPVFYDVEIETDADFFIDNTMGIKNNLNLIAGDIVTSRTASEVNINFIDTAFYTGDGSFTKIDGYAAISDKSEFIFPVGQNNRIRPLGITSNGINDYAKCGYFYEDPNTSSTFGFSFNTNTTADALTSVSNYEFWHLDGAIPSKVTLTWDEESFVSLFADSLSEIRVVGWDVVQNQWVDLGNTDITGDLENGKVTSDTFIPDNYQILSLAGSTTVLEPTGVIDLDNYFLTPNGDGKNDFLVIDGLENSPNNTLQIFNRFGTLVYIQKNYDNSFTGLSNVSGVIKRNKGLPSGVYFYIITLNDLAIKHQGYLYLSTYQEN; this is translated from the coding sequence ATGAAAAACAATATAAACATAACACAAACCGTAATTTGTCTGCTAACCATGTTTTTAGGGCGTGGACAAGAAGATGTTGTGCACAACTATGGGAACATTCAAATACATGATACAGGCATAGTCGGTTTTCATAGTGATGTCACGAATGACGGTGCTTTTAACCAGAACTTGGGATTGGTTGGGTTTTACGGGGAAAACAAGTCGATTACGGTATCAGGTACGTCAAATCCCGTTTTTTATGATGTTGAGATTGAGACAGATGCCGATTTCTTTATAGACAACACCATGGGCATAAAAAACAACCTAAATTTAATAGCCGGAGATATCGTTACCTCTAGGACAGCATCCGAAGTAAACATCAATTTCATTGATACTGCTTTTTATACCGGTGACGGCAGTTTTACAAAAATCGATGGATATGCCGCAATAAGCGATAAAAGTGAATTCATTTTTCCCGTTGGTCAGAACAATAGAATACGACCGTTAGGCATTACATCCAACGGTATAAACGACTATGCAAAGTGTGGCTATTTTTACGAAGACCCAAATACTTCAAGTACTTTTGGTTTTTCGTTCAACACTAACACAACGGCAGATGCCCTGACCAGTGTAAGTAATTATGAGTTTTGGCATTTAGATGGCGCCATACCTTCAAAGGTTACATTAACTTGGGACGAAGAGAGTTTTGTTAGTTTATTTGCCGATTCTCTTTCGGAGATAAGGGTCGTAGGTTGGGACGTAGTCCAGAACCAATGGGTAGATCTGGGCAATACCGATATTACAGGTGACTTGGAAAACGGAAAAGTTACCAGTGATACGTTTATACCGGATAATTACCAAATACTTTCATTGGCAGGGAGTACAACAGTTCTTGAGCCTACAGGTGTAATAGATCTGGACAACTACTTTTTGACCCCGAACGGAGATGGCAAAAACGACTTTTTAGTTATCGATGGGCTAGAGAACTCCCCCAACAACACCTTGCAAATATTCAACAGATTTGGGACTTTGGTATATATACAGAAAAATTATGACAATAGTTTCACTGGGCTATCCAATGTTTCGGGAGTTATCAAAAGAAACAAAGGTCTACCTTCCGGGGTATATTTCTATATCATTACGTTGAACGATCTGGCAATAAAGCATCAGGGGTATTTATACCTTTCGACCTATCAAGAAAACTAG
- a CDS encoding M48 family metalloprotease — protein MRRGSWKIRIFIGLAIVAFAFVQKCSNTEENPYTGRSQHINMSTDQEIAIGLQSVPEMAQQHGGLYPDERLQAFVDNVGNKLVQNSIARETPYQFDFHLLADDRTINAFALPGGQCFITYALFSQLNEEQLAGVLGHEIGHVIGRHSAERIADSNFWRTATMGATVGAGDIGNVVGGIGQNTLLKNGRGDELESDDLGVLFMIQSGYDPYEMIKVMEILKAAAGPNRVPEFQSTHPDPENRIEKIKESIKKYKGQG, from the coding sequence ATGAGAAGAGGAAGTTGGAAAATAAGAATATTCATAGGCTTGGCGATTGTTGCCTTCGCCTTTGTTCAAAAATGTAGCAATACCGAGGAGAACCCCTACACGGGCAGATCACAACATATAAACATGTCTACCGACCAAGAAATAGCCATTGGGCTGCAAAGTGTTCCTGAAATGGCACAACAGCACGGCGGTCTTTACCCAGATGAACGTTTACAAGCCTTTGTTGACAATGTGGGCAATAAGCTGGTTCAGAACAGTATTGCTCGTGAAACGCCGTATCAGTTTGATTTTCACTTGTTGGCCGATGATCGTACCATTAATGCTTTTGCATTACCGGGCGGGCAATGTTTTATAACGTATGCACTATTTTCTCAACTCAACGAAGAGCAATTGGCAGGTGTTCTGGGCCATGAGATAGGCCATGTTATAGGAAGACATTCGGCAGAAAGAATAGCGGATAGCAATTTTTGGCGTACGGCCACTATGGGTGCCACTGTTGGTGCGGGTGACATTGGCAATGTTGTGGGCGGTATAGGACAAAATACGCTCTTGAAGAATGGTCGTGGGGACGAACTGGAAAGTGACGACCTAGGGGTACTGTTTATGATTCAATCCGGTTATGACCCCTATGAGATGATCAAAGTAATGGAAATTTTAAAAGCGGCTGCTGGCCCCAATCGCGTTCCAGAATTTCAGAGTACGCACCCAGACCCAGAAAATAGGATTGAAAAAATTAAAGAATCCATTAAAAAGTACAAAGGTCAGGGTTAA
- a CDS encoding DUF6747 family protein, which produces MGTLLHFKNIYLAAFENCKPELAVILLKIYSFFCVAMLAMAMYAFAYRAFTGFRF; this is translated from the coding sequence ATGGGAACACTATTGCATTTTAAGAACATCTATTTGGCTGCATTCGAGAACTGCAAGCCGGAGTTGGCTGTTATTTTACTTAAAATTTATTCTTTTTTCTGTGTAGCTATGTTAGCTATGGCAATGTATGCATTTGCATATAGGGCTTTTACAGGATTTAGATTTTAA
- a CDS encoding ankyrin repeat domain-containing protein yields the protein MKKTILVLAGAFMLTATGVYAESATNNTDFETSITSKVDISSFCKAIMKGDIETVKKLIELGEDVNKKSLGMTPAIFAARYNKAEILELLIENGADTKIKCDKGYTAKKHAKISGAEDALSILEMQSKS from the coding sequence ATGAAAAAAACAATTTTAGTACTGGCTGGTGCATTTATGCTAACAGCCACTGGCGTTTACGCTGAATCTGCAACGAACAACACTGATTTTGAAACCTCTATTACTTCCAAGGTAGATATTAGTTCCTTTTGTAAGGCAATTATGAAAGGAGATATCGAAACGGTCAAAAAACTAATTGAACTTGGCGAGGATGTTAACAAAAAATCATTGGGGATGACCCCGGCCATTTTCGCGGCACGTTACAATAAGGCTGAAATCCTCGAATTGCTCATTGAAAATGGGGCAGATACCAAAATTAAATGCGATAAGGGCTACACTGCCAAAAAACATGCTAAAATTTCTGGAGCTGAAGACGCTCTATCCATTTTGGAAATGCAAAGTAAATCCTAA
- the gpmI gene encoding 2,3-bisphosphoglycerate-independent phosphoglycerate mutase, which yields MDKKVILMILDGWGKSPDAKVSAIANAKTPFIDSLYTKYPNANLLTDGMNVGLPEGQMGNSEVGHMNLGAGRIVYQDLAKINLAIQENTLKDEKVLKDAFLYAKENNKSVHFLGLLSNGGVHSHIDHIKGLIAAGNDYGLNKMFVHAFTDGRDVDPKSGKGFLKDLVSFCSNKNAKLASVVGRYFAMDRDKRWERVKIAYDAIVNAEGEKSTDIEKSIQKSYDVNITDEFIKPIVMIDEMGNPVAKIQEDDVIVFFNFRTDRGRELTQVLSQEDMHEQNMLKLNLYYVTMTNYDDSFNNIHVVYDKDNIKDTLGEVLAKAGKKQIRIAETEKYPHVTFFFNGGREVPFDGEKRLLCPSPKVATYDLQPEMSAYDIRDCIIPELQKGEADFVCLNFANPDMVGHTGDMNAAIKACEVVDECAKAVVTAGLENGYSTIIIADHGNCDTMINPDGSPNTAHTTNPVPLILVDNDIKEINDGVLGDIAPTLLKMIGVPQPKLMTQKSLV from the coding sequence ATGGATAAAAAAGTAATATTGATGATTTTGGACGGCTGGGGCAAATCTCCGGATGCCAAAGTTTCTGCGATAGCCAATGCAAAAACGCCCTTTATAGATTCCCTTTACACAAAATACCCCAACGCAAACCTCTTGACCGATGGCATGAACGTAGGCCTACCCGAAGGTCAAATGGGCAACAGTGAAGTGGGACATATGAATTTGGGCGCTGGTAGAATCGTTTATCAAGATTTGGCCAAAATCAACTTGGCCATACAAGAGAACACCTTAAAAGATGAAAAAGTATTGAAAGATGCCTTTTTATATGCCAAGGAAAACAACAAATCGGTCCATTTTTTGGGATTATTGAGCAACGGTGGGGTTCATAGCCATATAGATCATATAAAAGGGCTTATTGCAGCAGGTAACGATTATGGTCTAAACAAAATGTTCGTTCATGCCTTTACCGATGGTAGGGATGTTGACCCAAAAAGTGGTAAGGGGTTCTTAAAAGACTTGGTATCATTTTGTTCAAACAAGAACGCCAAATTGGCTTCGGTCGTGGGAAGATATTTTGCGATGGATAGGGACAAGCGTTGGGAACGGGTAAAAATAGCCTATGATGCCATTGTCAATGCAGAAGGGGAAAAATCAACCGATATTGAAAAAAGTATTCAAAAAAGTTACGATGTCAATATAACCGATGAATTTATAAAACCCATCGTAATGATTGATGAGATGGGAAATCCCGTAGCAAAAATTCAAGAGGACGATGTAATTGTCTTTTTTAATTTTAGAACTGATAGGGGGCGGGAGCTTACCCAAGTTCTAAGTCAAGAAGATATGCACGAGCAGAACATGCTCAAACTAAATCTGTATTATGTTACCATGACCAATTATGACGATTCTTTCAACAACATTCATGTGGTTTATGATAAAGATAACATAAAAGATACTTTAGGAGAGGTCTTGGCCAAGGCGGGGAAAAAGCAAATACGTATTGCGGAGACCGAAAAATATCCACATGTAACCTTTTTCTTTAATGGTGGTAGAGAAGTTCCTTTTGACGGGGAAAAACGCTTACTTTGCCCGTCGCCCAAAGTAGCTACTTACGATTTACAACCGGAAATGAGTGCATACGACATACGCGATTGCATTATTCCCGAGCTTCAAAAAGGGGAAGCGGATTTTGTATGCCTCAATTTTGCAAATCCTGATATGGTTGGCCATACGGGCGATATGAATGCGGCAATAAAAGCATGTGAAGTCGTTGATGAATGTGCCAAGGCCGTAGTGACCGCTGGGCTTGAAAATGGATATTCAACTATCATAATTGCCGATCACGGCAACTGTGATACGATGATAAACCCAGATGGGTCACCAAACACAGCACATACAACGAATCCGGTACCTTTGATTCTTGTAGACAATGATATCAAAGAAATAAATGACGGTGTTTTGGGCGATATTGCCCCGACCCTGTTAAAAATGATAGGCGTGCCCCAACCCAAACTAATGACCCAAAAGTCTTTGGTCTAA
- the map gene encoding type I methionyl aminopeptidase, with amino-acid sequence MIKVKTPEEIELMRESALIVSKTLGMLAAEVKPGVSTLQLDAMAETYIRDHGAVPGFLGLYDFPNSLCMSPNAQVVHGIPNTTPLTNGDIISIDCGVLKNGFYGDHAYTFEVGEVAPQTKKLLEITKQSLYVGIREFKLGNRVGDVGYAIQKFTEDHGYGVVRELVGHGLGQKMHEDPEMPNYGKRGRGKKFVEGMVVAIEPMTNLGTRRIKQLKDGWTILTADDKPSAHFEHNVALVNGKPELLSTFKYVYDALGIESDEEEEFRQTKLQL; translated from the coding sequence ATGATTAAAGTAAAGACTCCGGAAGAAATTGAATTGATGCGGGAAAGCGCGCTTATCGTTTCCAAAACACTGGGAATGTTGGCCGCAGAAGTAAAACCGGGCGTTAGCACCTTGCAATTGGATGCGATGGCGGAAACCTACATTCGTGACCACGGAGCAGTGCCCGGCTTTTTAGGGCTCTATGATTTTCCCAATTCACTCTGCATGAGCCCCAATGCCCAAGTGGTACATGGCATACCCAATACTACCCCTTTGACCAACGGGGATATTATCTCAATAGACTGTGGTGTGCTGAAAAATGGATTTTATGGCGATCATGCCTATACATTCGAAGTTGGGGAGGTAGCCCCTCAAACCAAAAAACTTTTGGAAATCACAAAGCAATCCTTGTATGTAGGCATACGGGAATTTAAATTGGGAAACCGGGTAGGAGATGTAGGCTATGCCATTCAAAAATTTACCGAAGATCATGGGTACGGTGTGGTACGCGAATTGGTAGGTCACGGATTGGGACAAAAAATGCATGAAGATCCCGAAATGCCCAATTACGGTAAAAGAGGCAGGGGTAAAAAATTTGTTGAAGGCATGGTCGTTGCCATTGAGCCTATGACGAATCTGGGAACCCGACGCATAAAGCAATTGAAAGATGGTTGGACCATTTTAACTGCTGACGATAAACCCAGTGCCCATTTTGAACATAATGTTGCATTGGTAAACGGAAAGCCAGAACTTCTTTCTACCTTTAAATACGTGTATGATGCCTTAGGTATTGAAAGTGATGAGGAAGAGGAATTTAGGCAAACCAAGCTTCAATTGTAA
- a CDS encoding class I SAM-dependent methyltransferase, whose amino-acid sequence MKKIFKLALNLFPRTFLIKLSYWVRPVLAICMRGNNHVDPIDGKRFRSFLPYGYENPRENVLSPSTLSLERHRLLWLYLKKETDFFSSKLKVLHFAPEQAFYKRFRKQKNLDYTTTDLNSPLADVKADICNLPFPDNSFDVILCNHVLEHIPNDQEAMREMYRILKTGGWGIFQIPQDLNRETTFEDNTITDKKERTKIFGQYDHVRIYGRDYFNTLRQVGFKVEEVDFTSSLSDGKIEKYRLAKGEIIPVVRK is encoded by the coding sequence ATGAAGAAAATCTTCAAACTTGCTCTGAATCTTTTCCCAAGAACCTTTCTTATTAAACTGAGTTATTGGGTAAGACCCGTTCTCGCTATATGCATGAGAGGCAATAACCATGTTGATCCTATTGATGGAAAGCGATTTAGAAGTTTTTTGCCCTATGGGTATGAAAACCCCAGAGAAAACGTACTCTCACCCTCTACACTTTCCTTGGAACGCCATAGGTTACTTTGGCTGTATCTAAAAAAAGAGACCGATTTTTTTTCCTCAAAACTAAAAGTATTGCATTTTGCACCGGAACAGGCCTTTTACAAAAGATTCAGAAAACAAAAAAACCTGGATTACACCACGACCGACTTAAACTCACCATTGGCCGATGTAAAGGCAGATATATGCAACTTGCCATTTCCCGACAACTCTTTTGATGTTATTCTTTGTAATCATGTTCTGGAACATATTCCCAATGATCAAGAGGCCATGCGAGAAATGTACCGTATTCTAAAAACTGGAGGTTGGGGCATTTTTCAAATACCTCAAGATTTAAATAGGGAGACTACATTTGAGGACAATACGATAACCGACAAAAAAGAAAGAACCAAGATTTTTGGCCAATACGATCATGTTCGTATTTATGGCAGAGACTATTTTAATACGTTAAGGCAGGTTGGCTTTAAAGTAGAAGAGGTGGATTTTACCAGTTCTTTATCTGATGGGAAAATAGAAAAATACCGATTGGCCAAAGGGGAAATAATACCTGTGGTACGAAAATAA
- a CDS encoding FAD:protein FMN transferase, producing MSITYKTHRICFKLLLALLAVFSISSCSTDPVIVKNQNIGAALGTSYSLIYLSNKELDYQKEIDSVFTAVNKSLSTYIPDSDISRINMGDTTVVVDAMFKEVFKLSKNIAQKTNGYFDPTVGTLVNAWGFGPGKQIEMDSVKVDSLMQYVGLDKVGIDQSDRIVKKNPNIYFDFNAIAKGYAIDRLGTMFDKKGIEDYLLEVGGEIVAKGKNKLKAKPWLVAIDDPQMQSERKAKKRIYITDRALASSGNYRHFRVDSITGKKHVHTVNPKTGFTKNSNVLGVTILADNCAVADGYATAFMAMDLDESIQILLNQKAVDAYIIYLDQNGETKEFMTNGFETLVVSE from the coding sequence ATGTCTATTACCTACAAAACACATCGTATTTGTTTTAAATTATTACTTGCTCTTTTAGCTGTTTTTTCGATTTCTAGCTGTTCTACCGACCCTGTGATCGTTAAAAATCAAAATATTGGTGCAGCACTTGGTACATCGTACAGTCTTATCTACTTATCGAACAAAGAATTGGATTATCAAAAAGAGATAGATTCGGTTTTTACGGCTGTTAATAAATCCCTATCCACTTACATACCAGATTCCGATATATCAAGAATCAATATGGGGGATACCACGGTAGTCGTCGACGCTATGTTCAAGGAAGTTTTTAAACTCTCAAAAAACATAGCGCAGAAAACCAATGGTTATTTTGACCCAACCGTAGGTACTCTGGTCAATGCCTGGGGTTTTGGTCCTGGCAAGCAAATTGAGATGGATAGCGTTAAAGTTGATAGTTTGATGCAGTACGTTGGGCTTGACAAAGTTGGTATTGATCAAAGCGATAGGATAGTGAAGAAGAACCCTAATATTTACTTTGATTTTAATGCCATCGCCAAAGGGTATGCCATAGATCGCTTGGGAACTATGTTCGATAAAAAAGGAATAGAAGATTATCTTTTGGAAGTGGGGGGCGAAATCGTGGCCAAGGGAAAAAACAAACTCAAGGCAAAACCATGGTTAGTGGCCATTGATGACCCTCAAATGCAAAGTGAGCGAAAAGCAAAAAAACGAATTTATATTACGGACAGAGCACTTGCCTCATCCGGCAATTACAGGCATTTTAGGGTAGATTCAATTACTGGGAAAAAGCATGTTCATACAGTAAATCCTAAAACCGGATTCACAAAAAACTCAAACGTTTTAGGGGTAACTATCCTTGCCGACAATTGTGCCGTAGCTGATGGTTACGCCACAGCTTTTATGGCCATGGATCTGGATGAGTCCATTCAAATTTTGTTAAACCAAAAGGCCGTGGATGCCTATATCATCTATTTAGATCAGAATGGCGAAACCAAGGAATTTATGACGAATGGTTTTGAAACACTCGTCGTAAGTGAATAA
- a CDS encoding Na(+)-translocating NADH-quinone reductase subunit F — MQPLTEQELHNLAMNIVGKQLEADGFEFLSVNSELKKNPQFVCLKDKKLHFVVVKSIGYPGDPKDIEFYKADLNKMKEHALKFEADTFYAAVGLVNASDYNLPVYLNQEYIVDYDGLIKI, encoded by the coding sequence ATGCAGCCGCTAACAGAACAGGAACTACATAATTTGGCCATGAATATTGTTGGCAAACAATTGGAAGCCGATGGTTTTGAGTTTTTGTCCGTCAACAGTGAACTCAAAAAAAATCCGCAATTTGTATGCCTCAAGGATAAAAAGCTTCATTTTGTGGTGGTAAAGAGTATCGGCTACCCTGGAGACCCAAAAGATATTGAATTTTACAAGGCCGATTTAAATAAAATGAAGGAGCACGCCTTAAAGTTTGAAGCTGATACGTTTTATGCTGCCGTTGGTCTAGTAAATGCTTCGGATTATAATCTGCCTGTATATCTTAATCAAGAATATATTGTGGATTACGACGGATTGATAAAAATATAA
- the nqrF gene encoding NADH:ubiquinone reductase (Na(+)-transporting) subunit F, whose translation MILATSTGGTILITVIAFLILTLLLVAVLLFTKQKLSPSGPVTLTINGEKKIEVASGSTLLSTLGNQKVFLPSACGGGGTCIQCECHVLSGGGEALPTETPHFSRKELQHGARLACQVKVKQDMEITIPEEVFGIKKWPAKVVRNYNVASFIKEFVVEIPEDMGYKAGGYIQIEIPECEVKYSDIDITAHPEEHDKPDKFQAEWDKFNLWPLVMKNPETVERAYSMASFPAEGREIMLNVRIATPPWDRSKNGWMDVNPGVASSYIFALKPGDDVTISGPYGEFFINESNSEMLYVGGGAGMAPMRSHLYHLFKTLKTDRKVTYWYGGRSKRELFYIDHFKALEKDFPNFKFYMALSEPLEEDNWKVKENIDAPGDGFVGFIHNCVIDNYLNHHESPEDIELYFCGPPLMNKAVQKMGEDFGIPDEHIRFDDFGG comes from the coding sequence ATGATATTAGCTACAAGTACTGGTGGTACCATTCTGATAACTGTAATCGCATTCTTAATCTTAACATTGCTTTTGGTGGCGGTACTTTTGTTCACCAAGCAAAAACTCTCGCCGTCTGGTCCGGTTACCCTGACCATTAACGGAGAAAAGAAAATTGAGGTTGCTTCTGGTTCAACATTATTATCGACCTTGGGTAACCAAAAAGTGTTTTTGCCTTCGGCCTGTGGTGGTGGTGGTACTTGTATACAATGTGAGTGCCATGTGTTATCGGGTGGCGGCGAAGCACTTCCTACCGAGACACCTCATTTTTCTAGAAAAGAGTTACAGCACGGAGCACGTTTGGCCTGTCAGGTAAAGGTTAAACAGGATATGGAAATCACCATACCCGAAGAAGTTTTCGGTATAAAAAAATGGCCTGCCAAGGTGGTCAGAAATTATAATGTAGCATCTTTTATAAAGGAATTCGTAGTCGAGATTCCTGAAGATATGGGTTACAAAGCTGGTGGGTACATCCAAATTGAGATTCCTGAATGCGAGGTCAAATATTCCGACATTGATATTACAGCACACCCAGAGGAACATGACAAGCCAGATAAATTTCAAGCCGAATGGGACAAGTTTAATTTATGGCCTTTGGTCATGAAAAATCCTGAAACGGTAGAAAGAGCTTACTCCATGGCTTCTTTTCCGGCTGAGGGAAGGGAAATCATGTTGAACGTTCGTATTGCTACCCCGCCATGGGACAGGTCCAAAAATGGGTGGATGGATGTTAACCCAGGTGTGGCCTCATCTTATATCTTTGCCCTAAAACCTGGGGATGATGTAACTATTTCGGGTCCTTATGGTGAATTTTTTATCAACGAATCAAATTCTGAAATGCTCTATGTGGGCGGTGGTGCCGGTATGGCCCCGATGCGCTCACATTTATACCATCTCTTCAAAACCCTTAAAACCGATAGAAAAGTAACGTATTGGTATGGTGGCCGTTCCAAAAGGGAGCTATTTTATATAGATCATTTTAAAGCCTTGGAAAAAGACTTTCCAAACTTCAAGTTTTATATGGCACTTTCTGAGCCTTTGGAAGAAGATAATTGGAAGGTGAAAGAGAATATAGATGCACCCGGAGACGGTTTTGTTGGTTTTATACACAATTGTGTAATCGATAATTACTTGAACCACCACGAGTCTCCCGAGGATATTGAGCTTTACTTTTGTGGACCTCCCTTAATGAACAAAGCGGTCCAGAAAATGGGTGAGGATTTTGGAATCCCTGATGAGCATATACGTTTTGACGATTTTGGTGGATAA
- the nqrE gene encoding NADH:ubiquinone reductase (Na(+)-transporting) subunit E: protein MLEHLELFFKSIFIDNMVFAVFLGMCSYLAVSKKVATAVGLGAAVIFVLAVTVPLNWLLDQYLLRDGALAWLGPEYADYNLGFLSFILFIATIATMVQLVEIVVEKFSPSLYNSLGIFLPLIAVNCAILGGSLFMQAREIPSLGLALNYGISSGIGWFLAILAIAAIREKIRYSNVPAPLRGLGITFIITGLMGIGFQSFGGMLTGDNDPPEGTETTTAEKTEEKEIIEKEIEDDKKAVSYNDVIKE, encoded by the coding sequence ATGTTAGAGCATTTAGAATTGTTTTTTAAATCCATTTTCATTGATAATATGGTGTTTGCCGTGTTCCTGGGAATGTGTTCCTATTTAGCGGTTTCCAAAAAAGTGGCAACGGCTGTCGGCCTTGGAGCTGCCGTGATATTTGTTTTGGCGGTAACCGTACCATTGAACTGGTTGTTGGACCAATATTTATTACGTGATGGCGCTTTGGCTTGGTTAGGGCCTGAATATGCAGATTACAATCTAGGCTTTTTATCGTTCATACTTTTTATAGCCACCATAGCCACAATGGTACAGTTGGTTGAAATCGTTGTGGAAAAATTTTCGCCTTCGCTTTACAATTCGTTGGGGATATTTTTACCCTTGATTGCGGTGAATTGCGCTATTTTAGGTGGCTCTTTGTTTATGCAGGCACGTGAAATCCCATCTTTGGGGCTAGCACTGAATTACGGCATCAGTTCTGGTATAGGGTGGTTTTTGGCTATTTTGGCCATCGCTGCCATTCGCGAGAAAATTAGATATTCAAATGTTCCTGCACCATTAAGAGGTCTTGGTATTACATTTATCATAACCGGTCTAATGGGGATTGGCTTTCAAAGTTTTGGAGGCATGTTGACAGGGGACAATGACCCACCTGAAGGAACCGAGACAACCACTGCCGAAAAAACCGAAGAAAAAGAAATAATTGAAAAGGAGATTGAAGACGATAAAAAGGCAGTCTCTTATAACGATGTAATAAAAGAATAA